In the Wenzhouxiangella sp. XN24 genome, one interval contains:
- a CDS encoding AAA family ATPase — translation MTGPEMYLESFGLKEHPFRLSPDPRFLFLSKQHARARAYMESTVWFSDGFVVVTGEIGAGKTTLLELFLSELDDSVVVARIHQTQVTAIQFLQSLLVQFGIRPFNMRKAELLDALSSHLRSLLAEGNRVVIVVDEAQNLDTTVLEEIRMLSDIGPGAGRVVSIILAGQPELNATLDSPALEQLAQRTRLRFHLKALTEEETGQYIVHRLKLAGAEHEIFDPESFHLIYRYTGGVPRLINTLCDTAMLVAFGEERNAVGTTEVREAIQELQWTDYSSRTNRLRTGFPQGVRTVARLMISAPHEEPREYPLTHGRFVIGRTADNDIQLDSRFVSRHHAQITIGSRSAVIEDLNSTNGIYADGRRIKRRPLKDGETIFIGEHELLYREGDLAGAAPWVGEGPTAIDAEAEEAEAEAEMGALEDDVDREREAD, via the coding sequence ATGACCGGTCCCGAGATGTACCTCGAATCCTTCGGCCTCAAGGAACACCCGTTCCGCCTCAGCCCTGATCCGCGCTTCCTGTTCCTCAGCAAGCAGCACGCGCGCGCCCGCGCCTACATGGAATCCACGGTCTGGTTCAGCGACGGTTTCGTCGTGGTCACGGGAGAAATCGGCGCCGGCAAGACGACGCTGCTGGAGCTGTTCCTCTCCGAGCTGGACGACAGCGTCGTCGTGGCGCGCATCCACCAGACGCAGGTGACCGCGATCCAGTTCCTGCAGAGCCTGCTGGTCCAGTTCGGTATCCGGCCGTTCAACATGCGCAAGGCCGAGCTGCTCGATGCCTTGAGCAGCCATCTGCGCTCCCTGCTGGCCGAGGGCAATCGGGTGGTGATCGTCGTGGACGAGGCCCAGAACCTCGACACCACGGTTCTGGAAGAGATCCGCATGCTGTCCGATATCGGACCCGGAGCCGGCCGCGTGGTGAGCATCATCCTCGCCGGCCAGCCCGAACTGAATGCGACGCTCGATTCCCCGGCCCTCGAGCAACTGGCGCAGCGCACCCGCCTTCGCTTCCACCTGAAGGCGCTCACCGAGGAAGAGACCGGCCAGTACATCGTACATCGACTCAAGCTGGCCGGCGCCGAGCACGAGATCTTCGACCCCGAGAGCTTCCACCTGATCTACCGCTACACCGGCGGGGTACCGCGGCTGATCAACACCTTGTGCGACACCGCGATGCTCGTGGCCTTCGGCGAGGAACGCAATGCCGTGGGGACCACGGAAGTGCGGGAGGCCATCCAGGAACTCCAGTGGACCGATTACTCCAGCCGCACCAACCGGCTGCGCACGGGCTTTCCGCAGGGGGTCCGCACGGTGGCGCGGCTAATGATCTCGGCGCCGCACGAGGAGCCGCGGGAGTATCCGCTCACCCACGGACGCTTTGTCATCGGCCGCACTGCGGACAACGACATCCAGCTGGACAGCCGTTTCGTGAGCCGCCACCACGCACAGATCACCATCGGCAGCCGCAGCGCCGTGATCGAGGACCTCAACAGCACGAACGGCATCTATGCCGATGGCCGACGCATCAAGCGCCGGCCGCTCAAGGACGGAGAAACGATCTTCATCGGCGAGCACGAGCTCCTGTATCGCGAGGGGGACCTGGCGGGCGCCGCGCCCTGGGTGGGCGAGGGTCCGACCGCCATCGATGCGGAGGCGGAAGAAGCCGAAGCCGAAGCGGAAATGGGCGCCCTCGAGGACGATGTCGATCGCGAACGGGAAGCCGACTGA
- a CDS encoding TonB-dependent receptor codes for MKNRILSSAVALALGLSSLPVLAGDLAGQVTDEVTGRQLGGAALRVMPTGQRVLADQSGRFRITDLPAGEYRVEVLYTGYASADFTVSVPETGVVTRDVALGAAAGTETVIVTGFRAAQADAIQDKRYANVTKESITSDDVGKLPDRNAAEALQRVPGVSISIDQGEGRYVTLRGIDPGLNLVTINGATIGAPEDDRRIALDTIPSNVLSKLEVVKTVTPDMDGAAIGGAINLVTPSAFDLEDGELLSLSADYGYYDMSGESPYGASASWGTLFGEDEQFGILLSASHSARQYESENIQGGEAWEEEGDFLVPEEFVLRDYALERLRTSVVANLEWRPNASTKLYLNNIWNEFQDTEQRLETLYDYRNGDLIDQTPTSGTFTEGEGERASKDRREKQSILNSTLGGEFMVGEWTIEGAYTYGKAEQDTPYDEEWKFELSDPVPMSYDTSSFFFSVDGGAAFDDPANTEFSEFEVANQLVEEDLNVVRLDLQRELNFRGNPGYLKFGVKFTGREKSSDETAQVYDGFDGDFLLSQVVRPGKANFFCSERCYEFGPAIDHGAANNFFAANTAGFELSADDSREKSAESDFNVTEDIAAGYVMANVDFERLSLIGGLRVEHTEADYEAFDIVFEDGDLAADLPLRTGTKDYTNWLPGLQARWMASENLVIRGAWTNTIGRAPYENLVPFRIFEVDPDGPDAFEGSVEEGNPNLEPLESMNFDFSIERYNDTGGILAFGAFFKDIDNPVFTQVTRLENVEFEGRFFTELERSRTENADSGEILGFELNYQQQFSRLPAPFDGFGVSLNYTFTDSEATVFGRDDKVPFFLQSDHIGNAALFWEKAGFELRAALAYRSEYLDEVGDSPDSDVYIDSRTQVDLKGSYDFDNGLTVFLELLNVTDEPLQILNANSRLAESEIYGWNAIAGAQYRF; via the coding sequence ATGAAGAACCGCATTCTCAGCAGCGCCGTGGCTCTCGCGCTCGGTCTAAGTTCATTGCCCGTGCTCGCCGGCGATTTGGCCGGCCAGGTGACCGACGAGGTGACGGGACGCCAGCTCGGCGGCGCGGCGCTGCGCGTGATGCCGACGGGCCAGCGGGTGCTGGCGGACCAGAGCGGACGCTTCCGCATCACGGACCTGCCGGCCGGCGAGTATCGAGTGGAAGTGCTGTACACAGGCTATGCTTCGGCGGACTTCACCGTCAGCGTTCCGGAGACCGGGGTCGTAACACGCGACGTGGCGCTGGGCGCCGCGGCCGGCACGGAGACGGTCATCGTTACCGGTTTCCGTGCTGCGCAGGCCGACGCCATCCAGGACAAGCGCTACGCGAACGTCACCAAGGAGTCCATCACCTCGGACGATGTCGGCAAGCTGCCCGACCGCAATGCTGCGGAAGCCCTGCAGCGCGTGCCCGGCGTGTCGATTTCCATCGACCAGGGCGAGGGCCGCTATGTCACCCTGCGCGGCATCGATCCCGGCCTGAACCTGGTGACGATCAACGGCGCGACCATCGGCGCGCCTGAGGATGACCGGCGCATCGCACTCGACACGATTCCCTCCAACGTGCTGTCGAAGCTCGAGGTGGTCAAGACGGTGACGCCGGACATGGACGGTGCCGCGATCGGCGGCGCCATCAACCTGGTCACGCCCAGCGCCTTCGATCTCGAGGACGGCGAGCTGTTGTCGCTCTCGGCGGACTACGGCTACTACGATATGAGCGGCGAGAGTCCCTATGGCGCCAGTGCCAGCTGGGGCACGCTGTTCGGCGAGGACGAGCAGTTCGGCATTCTGCTCAGCGCCAGCCATTCGGCACGTCAATACGAGTCCGAGAACATCCAGGGCGGCGAAGCGTGGGAAGAGGAGGGCGACTTTCTCGTGCCCGAGGAATTCGTGTTGCGTGATTACGCCCTCGAGCGGCTGCGCACCAGCGTCGTCGCCAATCTCGAGTGGCGGCCGAATGCGTCGACCAAGCTCTACCTGAATAACATCTGGAACGAGTTCCAGGACACCGAGCAGCGTCTCGAGACGCTCTACGACTACCGCAACGGTGATCTCATCGACCAGACGCCGACCTCCGGGACGTTCACCGAAGGCGAGGGCGAGCGCGCCTCGAAGGATCGCCGCGAGAAGCAGTCCATCCTGAACAGCACCCTCGGCGGTGAATTCATGGTCGGGGAGTGGACTATCGAAGGCGCCTACACCTACGGCAAGGCGGAGCAGGACACGCCGTACGACGAGGAATGGAAGTTCGAGCTGTCCGACCCGGTGCCGATGAGCTACGACACCTCCAGCTTCTTCTTCTCGGTCGACGGGGGTGCCGCCTTCGACGATCCGGCCAACACGGAGTTCAGTGAGTTCGAGGTCGCCAACCAGCTCGTGGAGGAAGACCTGAACGTCGTACGGCTCGACCTGCAGCGCGAACTGAATTTCCGCGGCAACCCCGGCTACCTCAAGTTCGGCGTCAAGTTCACCGGGCGCGAGAAGAGCAGCGACGAGACCGCACAGGTCTACGACGGCTTCGACGGCGATTTCCTGTTGAGCCAGGTGGTCCGTCCCGGCAAGGCGAATTTCTTCTGCAGCGAGCGTTGCTACGAGTTCGGGCCGGCCATCGATCACGGCGCGGCAAACAACTTCTTCGCCGCCAACACGGCCGGGTTCGAACTCAGCGCGGATGACAGCCGCGAAAAAAGTGCCGAATCCGATTTCAACGTGACCGAGGACATCGCGGCCGGCTATGTCATGGCCAACGTGGACTTCGAACGCCTGTCGCTGATCGGCGGCCTGCGTGTCGAGCACACCGAAGCCGATTACGAGGCCTTCGACATCGTCTTTGAAGACGGCGACCTCGCGGCGGACCTGCCCCTGCGCACGGGAACCAAGGATTACACCAACTGGTTGCCGGGCTTGCAGGCCCGCTGGATGGCGAGCGAGAACCTGGTCATCCGCGGCGCATGGACCAACACGATCGGCCGCGCGCCCTACGAGAACCTGGTGCCGTTCCGCATCTTCGAGGTCGACCCCGATGGCCCGGACGCCTTCGAGGGTTCGGTGGAAGAAGGCAATCCGAACCTGGAGCCGCTGGAGTCGATGAACTTCGATTTCTCGATTGAGCGCTACAATGACACCGGCGGAATCCTGGCCTTCGGCGCTTTCTTCAAGGATATCGACAACCCGGTGTTCACCCAGGTGACGAGGCTGGAGAACGTGGAGTTCGAGGGCCGCTTCTTCACCGAGCTGGAGCGGAGCCGTACGGAAAATGCCGACAGCGGCGAGATCCTGGGCTTCGAACTGAACTACCAGCAGCAGTTCAGTCGCCTCCCGGCACCGTTCGACGGCTTCGGCGTGTCGCTGAACTACACATTCACCGACAGCGAGGCGACCGTGTTCGGCCGCGACGACAAGGTGCCGTTCTTCCTGCAGTCCGACCATATCGGCAACGCTGCCCTGTTCTGGGAAAAGGCGGGCTTCGAACTGCGCGCCGCGCTGGCCTACCGCAGCGAGTACCTCGACGAAGTGGGTGATAGCCCGGACAGCGACGTGTATATCGACAGCCGCACCCAGGTCGATCTGAAGGGCAGTTACGATTTCGACAACGGCCTGACGGTCTTCCTCGAGTTGCTCAACGTGACCGACGAGCCCTTGCAGATCCTGAATGCCAACAGTCGCCTCGCCGAAAGCGAGATCTACGGCTGGAACGCCATTGCCGGAGCGCAGTACCGCTTCTGA
- the tldD gene encoding metalloprotease TldD: MNDQALELSVNRLLGPAGLERRDLDRLLGRIMGRAVDAADIYIQSLRQEAWTLEDGRVKDASHMIEQGAGIRAISGEKTGFAYSDELMMPALDAASDAARAITRQGGDGAVQAWHATRPAPLYPDLDPLATLDDKEKIALLERLDAVTRAVDPRIREVVVSLVGVHELILIAASDGTLVTDVRPLMRVNVSAIAEQDGRREQGFAGGGGRFGYGWLLEDERAEGFARDAARQALVNLDAVPAPAGTMPVVLGPGWPGVLLHEAIGHGLEGDFNRRGTSAFSGRMGEKVASSLCTIVDDGTLPGRRGSLTVDDEGTPSSCTTLIEGGILKGYLQDKLNARLMGTRSTGNGRRESFAHLPMPRMTNTYMLAGPHEPAEIIASMERGLYAVNFGGGQVDITSGKFVFSASEAYLVENGRITTPVKGATLIGNGPDVLTRVSMVGNDLKLDAGIGVCGKEGQSVPVGVGQPTLKIDSLTVGGTN, encoded by the coding sequence ATGAATGACCAGGCGCTGGAACTTTCTGTAAATCGCTTGCTCGGCCCCGCGGGCCTGGAGCGGCGCGACCTCGACCGCTTGCTGGGCCGCATCATGGGGCGTGCCGTCGATGCTGCGGATATCTATATCCAGTCGCTGCGCCAGGAGGCGTGGACGCTGGAAGACGGCCGCGTGAAGGACGCCAGTCACATGATCGAGCAGGGCGCGGGGATCCGCGCTATCAGCGGCGAGAAGACCGGTTTCGCATACTCCGACGAGCTGATGATGCCGGCACTGGATGCCGCCTCGGATGCCGCGCGGGCGATCACCCGGCAAGGCGGCGACGGCGCCGTCCAGGCCTGGCACGCCACCCGGCCGGCACCGCTTTATCCCGATCTCGATCCGCTGGCCACGCTGGACGACAAGGAAAAGATCGCGCTGCTCGAGCGGCTCGATGCCGTGACTCGTGCCGTCGATCCGCGCATCAGGGAAGTGGTGGTCAGCCTGGTGGGGGTTCACGAGCTGATCCTCATCGCCGCGAGCGACGGCACGCTCGTGACCGACGTGCGCCCGTTGATGCGCGTGAACGTCTCCGCCATCGCCGAACAGGACGGTCGTCGGGAACAGGGATTTGCCGGTGGCGGGGGACGCTTCGGTTACGGCTGGTTGCTCGAGGACGAACGTGCCGAGGGCTTTGCGCGCGATGCGGCCCGCCAGGCCCTGGTCAATCTCGATGCGGTACCTGCACCTGCCGGCACCATGCCGGTCGTGCTCGGGCCGGGCTGGCCCGGGGTGTTGCTGCACGAGGCGATCGGTCATGGCCTCGAGGGTGATTTCAATCGCCGCGGCACCTCGGCGTTCAGCGGACGGATGGGCGAGAAGGTCGCTTCTTCGTTGTGCACCATCGTCGATGACGGCACGCTGCCGGGGCGGCGCGGCTCGCTCACGGTGGACGACGAGGGCACGCCCTCGAGCTGCACGACATTGATCGAGGGCGGCATCCTGAAAGGCTATCTGCAGGACAAGCTCAACGCCCGGCTGATGGGCACGCGGTCCACCGGCAACGGCCGGCGCGAGAGTTTCGCCCACCTGCCGATGCCGCGCATGACCAACACTTACATGCTCGCGGGCCCGCACGAGCCGGCGGAAATCATCGCCAGCATGGAACGCGGCCTTTACGCGGTGAACTTCGGCGGCGGCCAGGTGGATATCACCTCGGGCAAGTTCGTCTTTTCGGCCAGCGAGGCCTACCTCGTCGAGAACGGCCGGATCACCACGCCGGTCAAGGGTGCCACGCTGATCGGCAACGGCCCCGACGTGCTCACCCGCGTCTCCATGGTCGGCAACGACCTCAAGCTGGATGCCGGCATCGGGGTCTGCGGCAAGGAGGGCCAGAGCGTCCCCGTGGGGGTCGGCCAGCCCACCCTGAAGATCGACTCGCTGACGGTGGGCGGCACGAACTGA
- a CDS encoding carbon-nitrogen hydrolase family protein, translating into MQRAAVIQMCSGPDIAANLASAQSLLEEAAEAGAGLAVLPENFSFLGRSETDRIAVAESFGDGPAQAFLGVAARELGMWIVGGTIPVLDPGEDRPHAASILFDPRGRAVARYDKLHLFDVALPGVDEGYRESAGTAPGQRAVVADTPLGRLGLAVCYDVRFPELFRSMGASGLDVVALPVAFTVPTGRAHWELLVRARAVDNLAFVLAAAQWGEHPGGRRTWGDSMIVDHWGTVVARRREGVGVVVADLDHAAQQAARSRFPVLTHRRGPEVLTAPAENKT; encoded by the coding sequence ATGCAACGTGCCGCGGTCATCCAGATGTGTTCCGGACCGGACATCGCCGCCAATCTCGCGAGCGCGCAGTCCCTGCTCGAAGAGGCCGCCGAGGCGGGCGCGGGACTTGCCGTGCTGCCGGAGAATTTCTCTTTCCTTGGACGCAGTGAAACCGACCGCATCGCCGTTGCCGAGTCCTTCGGCGATGGCCCGGCCCAGGCGTTTCTCGGCGTCGCGGCGCGCGAGCTGGGTATGTGGATCGTCGGCGGCACCATCCCGGTCCTCGATCCCGGCGAGGACAGGCCGCACGCGGCGAGCATCCTGTTCGATCCCCGGGGCCGTGCGGTGGCGCGCTACGACAAGCTGCATCTGTTCGACGTGGCTTTGCCCGGCGTGGACGAGGGTTACCGCGAATCGGCGGGCACCGCGCCGGGCCAGCGGGCCGTCGTCGCGGACACGCCGCTCGGCAGGCTGGGCCTGGCGGTCTGTTACGATGTGCGCTTCCCGGAATTGTTCCGGTCGATGGGCGCATCGGGCCTGGACGTCGTCGCCCTGCCGGTGGCGTTCACCGTGCCGACCGGGAGGGCGCACTGGGAACTGCTCGTGCGTGCGCGCGCGGTGGACAATCTCGCTTTCGTGCTGGCGGCGGCCCAGTGGGGCGAGCACCCCGGCGGCCGCCGGACCTGGGGCGATTCGATGATCGTGGATCACTGGGGCACGGTCGTCGCGCGTCGTCGTGAAGGGGTCGGCGTCGTAGTCGCGGACCTCGACCATGCGGCCCAGCAGGCGGCACGAAGCCGCTTCCCGGTATTGACTCACAGGCGCGGGCCGGAAGTCCTCACGGCCCCCGCGGAGAACAAGACATGA
- a CDS encoding YhdP family protein codes for MIRKLWRVLAGVVAGVVVLLALLVGVARVALVQAPEYRAQVEALAGDALGRPVRLGEIDARLGLRGPELSFSDASILTADGAEILLRADEGSIQFAAWPLLRGELRPGAIRLAGLSLRIEREVGGDEWRLLGAQGPLLRERGTGADPRLGDLAHWPAGQLELEDVELQFEDLHLGLPPRTFRLDTLHLRVGGGRVALDAVGVLPESLGGALTLSAAVSAQDARGFPQDWTAGMSFAALDLQALAAAIGDPAWLRARGIVDGNVSVAADEQGLARIAGDAVARDLWLLRDRDDDAATPEVAPPPVPYDSLGTEFEWTRQDGGWHLGLRNLEVVRADRAWRSAAATVALEGQLLESPELLEQIVVRADRLELEDLLPAVRWLPEEPRSMVRALLPSGTLHGVDVGLDWRRDEGSVAALSVSAGFEALSLAPWNRWPGVRNLSGRISGDLSGGTLTLAGNETVFSLPSLFRAPLTVTSLAVAAGWVRDAEGFRLGISRMALANEDATLNGRLALEVPADGTSPVLEIDAEARDLSLDAAPAYLPVGIMPARVVEWLDRALLAGGVEAAHIRFEGPTRAFPFRGDEGLFKVEFDIDDGLLDFDRRWPRARALDATVRFENEGLWADLHGGRLLEVEVGPASVAIPDLRAGVLTIDGGARGELAALREFALSADLLQRILAPGLAPATVTGGRANAEVALVLPLKALATSRARVELSIIDGVAAYDFLGAPLRDIQAQLDIDNARVTGEGISATLAGSPVLLDVTVDASDAIRLSGGGRLDAAALSEILRLPEEPMSGVTDWKGWLQFPAPGAPAPVEFEIHSSLQGMKVGWPEPFRKAADDMGSLRFSGRFLPDSLLDIELEWDAALRLAARLDQSGKEPRFGIVPGGLGGDLPGLVFSGAVPRLDLGAWIELAGPSYDGPGQLTDMIAGGRVLIGELSAPLVDLRDVLVDVSRGATHWSVDLNANRAAGHLDVPFSLYGDEPVTARLDYLWLGAATEPPGTAGEAELTPASPPQPGGLPVRLNPARIPPLDIQVEDLRYGPIRFGSVSALALHEGDGIELIGLEGIGEGFIFQAEGRSRLSPTVDASRLGVRIQSDDVGATLDFMGFNRGMEAQSGVFEAEVSWQGGLRSDWLEAIAGTAKVDIRDGSLVGVEPGAGRVFGLLSLQALPRRLALDFKDVFGKGTSFDRITGDFRLEDGHAYTDDLLMSGPAANMAVVGRTGLVTRDYDQTAVIGADFGGTFPVAGAVVAGPAVGAALFLLAEIFNNPFSAQITYRLTGPWDDPVIARVPTGSRSNN; via the coding sequence ATGATCCGCAAACTGTGGCGGGTCCTTGCGGGTGTGGTCGCCGGGGTGGTCGTGCTGCTGGCGTTGCTGGTCGGTGTCGCGCGCGTCGCCCTGGTGCAGGCGCCGGAATACCGGGCACAGGTGGAAGCGTTGGCGGGCGATGCGCTGGGGCGGCCCGTGCGCCTGGGCGAGATCGACGCGCGACTGGGTCTGCGCGGCCCGGAACTCAGTTTCAGCGATGCGAGCATCCTGACCGCGGACGGCGCGGAAATCCTGCTCAGGGCCGACGAGGGCTCGATCCAGTTTGCGGCCTGGCCCTTGTTGCGGGGCGAATTGCGGCCGGGAGCCATTCGTCTGGCGGGCCTGTCGCTGAGAATCGAGCGGGAGGTCGGCGGCGACGAATGGCGGCTGCTCGGCGCACAAGGCCCCTTGCTACGAGAGCGGGGGACCGGGGCGGATCCGCGGCTCGGGGATCTGGCGCACTGGCCCGCGGGGCAGCTGGAACTCGAGGACGTCGAACTGCAGTTCGAAGACCTTCACCTCGGTCTGCCGCCACGCACGTTCCGGCTGGACACCCTGCATCTGCGCGTGGGCGGCGGCCGGGTGGCCCTCGATGCCGTCGGCGTGCTGCCGGAGTCGCTCGGGGGCGCGCTCACGCTGTCAGCGGCCGTCTCGGCGCAGGACGCGCGCGGCTTCCCGCAAGACTGGACCGCCGGCATGTCGTTCGCGGCCCTCGACCTGCAGGCGCTGGCTGCGGCGATCGGTGATCCGGCCTGGCTGCGCGCCCGCGGGATCGTGGACGGGAACGTCTCGGTGGCGGCGGACGAGCAGGGACTCGCGCGGATCGCGGGTGATGCCGTCGCCCGGGACCTGTGGCTGCTGCGTGATCGTGACGATGACGCGGCGACACCCGAGGTGGCGCCCCCGCCCGTGCCCTACGATTCACTTGGCACGGAATTCGAATGGACGAGGCAGGACGGGGGCTGGCATCTCGGGCTGCGTAACCTGGAGGTGGTTCGCGCTGATCGGGCCTGGCGCAGCGCGGCTGCCACCGTAGCTCTCGAGGGTCAGCTTCTCGAGTCGCCCGAGCTTCTCGAGCAGATCGTCGTCCGGGCCGACCGGCTCGAACTCGAGGACCTGCTGCCGGCTGTCCGCTGGTTACCGGAGGAGCCGCGGTCGATGGTGCGGGCGCTATTGCCGAGCGGGACCCTCCATGGAGTGGACGTGGGGCTCGACTGGCGGCGCGACGAGGGTTCCGTGGCGGCGCTCTCGGTGAGCGCCGGCTTCGAAGCGCTTTCCCTGGCGCCCTGGAACCGCTGGCCGGGCGTCCGCAATCTCTCCGGCCGCATCTCGGGCGACCTGTCGGGGGGCACGCTCACCCTGGCCGGTAACGAGACCGTGTTCAGCCTGCCATCGCTGTTCCGGGCTCCGTTGACGGTGACGAGCCTGGCGGTCGCAGCCGGCTGGGTGCGCGACGCGGAGGGATTTCGCCTCGGCATTTCGCGCATGGCGCTGGCCAACGAGGACGCCACGCTCAACGGCCGGCTGGCGCTCGAGGTGCCTGCCGACGGGACTTCCCCGGTGCTGGAGATCGACGCCGAGGCACGCGACCTGAGCCTCGATGCGGCGCCGGCGTACCTGCCTGTCGGCATCATGCCGGCTCGGGTCGTCGAGTGGCTGGACCGCGCCTTGCTGGCCGGTGGGGTCGAGGCCGCACACATCCGCTTCGAGGGGCCCACCCGCGCCTTTCCGTTCCGCGGCGATGAGGGGTTGTTCAAGGTCGAATTCGATATCGACGACGGACTCCTGGACTTCGATCGTCGCTGGCCGCGAGCGCGTGCGCTCGACGCCACCGTGCGCTTCGAGAACGAGGGCCTTTGGGCGGACCTGCATGGGGGGCGACTGCTCGAAGTCGAGGTGGGCCCGGCCAGCGTGGCGATTCCCGACCTGCGGGCGGGCGTGCTGACGATCGACGGCGGCGCGCGGGGTGAACTGGCGGCGCTGCGGGAATTCGCCTTGTCGGCGGATCTGCTGCAGAGGATTCTCGCACCCGGCCTGGCACCGGCAACCGTGACAGGCGGGCGCGCGAACGCCGAAGTCGCGCTCGTGCTGCCGCTCAAGGCGCTGGCGACATCCCGGGCCCGGGTGGAATTGAGCATCATCGACGGCGTTGCTGCCTATGATTTCCTCGGCGCGCCGCTGCGCGACATCCAGGCGCAGCTGGACATCGACAATGCGCGAGTCACGGGAGAGGGGATCAGCGCGACGCTGGCGGGCTCGCCGGTGCTGCTCGATGTCACCGTCGACGCAAGCGACGCGATCCGCCTGAGTGGTGGCGGACGGCTGGATGCCGCGGCGCTGAGCGAGATCCTCCGCCTTCCCGAGGAGCCGATGAGCGGGGTCACCGACTGGAAGGGATGGTTGCAGTTTCCCGCTCCCGGCGCGCCGGCGCCGGTGGAGTTCGAAATTCATTCGTCTCTGCAGGGCATGAAGGTCGGGTGGCCGGAGCCGTTCCGGAAAGCGGCCGATGACATGGGCAGCCTGAGATTCAGCGGCCGTTTTCTTCCGGACAGCCTGCTGGACATCGAGCTGGAATGGGATGCCGCGCTGCGGCTGGCGGCGCGCCTGGATCAGTCCGGGAAGGAGCCGCGATTCGGGATCGTGCCCGGCGGGCTCGGGGGCGATCTTCCTGGCCTGGTGTTCAGCGGAGCGGTCCCGCGTCTTGATCTCGGCGCCTGGATCGAACTCGCGGGGCCGTCCTACGACGGCCCGGGGCAACTGACGGACATGATCGCCGGAGGCCGGGTGCTCATCGGCGAACTGAGTGCGCCGCTGGTGGATCTGCGCGACGTGCTCGTCGACGTGTCGCGCGGTGCGACGCACTGGTCAGTGGACCTGAACGCGAATCGCGCGGCGGGCCACCTCGACGTGCCTTTCTCGCTTTACGGCGACGAGCCGGTGACGGCGAGACTCGACTATCTCTGGCTGGGCGCGGCCACAGAACCGCCAGGTACCGCAGGGGAGGCTGAACTCACGCCTGCGAGTCCGCCGCAACCGGGCGGATTGCCGGTGCGATTGAATCCGGCGCGGATCCCGCCGCTCGACATCCAGGTCGAGGACCTGCGCTATGGCCCCATTCGTTTCGGCAGCGTTTCTGCGCTGGCCCTGCACGAGGGTGACGGCATCGAACTGATCGGGCTGGAGGGGATCGGCGAAGGCTTCATTTTCCAGGCGGAAGGCCGCTCCCGCCTGTCACCGACGGTCGACGCATCGCGCCTCGGCGTGCGTATCCAGAGCGACGACGTGGGGGCGACACTCGATTTCATGGGCTTCAATCGCGGCATGGAAGCACAGAGCGGGGTTTTCGAAGCCGAGGTCAGCTGGCAGGGCGGATTGCGCAGCGACTGGCTCGAGGCCATCGCGGGCACGGCGAAGGTGGACATCCGGGACGGCAGCCTGGTCGGCGTCGAGCCGGGTGCCGGCCGGGTGTTCGGCCTGTTGAGCCTGCAGGCGCTGCCGCGCCGGCTGGCGCTCGATTTCAAGGATGTGTTCGGCAAGGGCACGTCCTTCGACCGGATCACCGGCGATTTCCGGCTCGAGGACGGTCATGCCTACACGGACGACCTGTTGATGAGCGGCCCTGCGGCGAACATGGCGGTGGTCGGCCGTACCGGGCTGGTGACGCGCGACTACGACCAGACGGCCGTGATCGGCGCGGATTTCGGCGGTACGTTTCCGGTGGCGGGGGCCGTCGTGGCGGGACCGGCCGTAGGCGCTGCATTGTTCCTGCTCGCGGAGATCTTCAACAACCCCTTCTCGGCTCAGATCACCTACCGGCTCACCGGACCGTGGGACGACCCGGTCATCGCGCGGGTCCCCACGGGCAGCAGGAGCAATAATTGA